One genomic segment of Cololabis saira isolate AMF1-May2022 chromosome 22, fColSai1.1, whole genome shotgun sequence includes these proteins:
- the LOC133422926 gene encoding ADP-ribosylation factor-like protein 5B: MGLIFAKLWSFFCNQEHKVIIVGLDNAGKTTILYQFLMNEVVHTSPTIGSNVEEIVVKNTHFLMWDIGGQESLRSSWNTYYSNTEFIILVVDSTDRERLAISKEELYRMLAHEDLRKAAVLIFANKQDMKDCMSAAEISKYLTLSSIKDHPWHIQSCCALTGEGLCQGLEWMTSRAGLR; this comes from the exons ATGGGCCTCATATTCGCCAAGCTGTGGAGCTTCTTCTGCAACCAAG AGCACAAGGTGATCATTGTGGGACTAGACAATGCAGGGAAGACCACTATCCTCTACCAATT TCTAATGAATGAGGTCGTCCACACATCACCCACCATCGGAAGCAATGTGGAGGAGATAGTTGTGAAAAACACCCACTTCCTGATGTGGGATATCGGGGGGCAGGAGTCCCTCAGGTCCTCCTGGAACACGTACTACTCAAATACAGAG ttcATTATTCTGGTGGTGGACAGCACAGACAGAGAGAGGCTGGCCATCTCTAAAGAGGAGCTCTACAGGATGCTGGCTCACGAG GACCTGCGGAAAGCAGCTGTGTTGATATTTGCCAATAAGCAGGATATGAAGGACTGCATGTCTGCGGCAGAGATCTCCAAATACCTCACCCTGAGCTCCATCAAAGACCACCCCTGGCACATACAGTCCTGCTGTGCACTTACAGGAGAGGG TTTATGTCAAGGCCTCGAGTGGATGACCTCCAGAGCTGGACTCAGATAG